One genomic window of Luteitalea pratensis includes the following:
- a CDS encoding vanadium-dependent haloperoxidase, translating into MRCVLTHCRLLSWLPRSIVAVSVLTTTCLDARAALPPGNAVQQWNQIAEDTVVSAGTFQNEGLVYMAYVSAAVYNAVTAIDGSYETYHFDIVADPRASIEAAVVEAAYLTLRHHFPAQAASLDALHGEALALIPEDGAKDHGRAIGAAAAQAIVVLRADDGRITPIGVTSAFPTKEPGPGVWRLTPPAFAAPQTPWVGQVQPFLLSNPRQFRPASPPPLAGQRWVKEFEEIRWLGSATSSVRSADETAVARFWTANVIRQYNRLGRELSTARSLSLLQTARLLAMINVVGADAQIAVMHWKYEFLFWRPVTAVDPSSVVTDGFGPVPGFDDGNDRTIEEFGWRPLIATPNHPEYPGAHGSITSAVAEVLTEFLGTEQIEIDIRGFDPGGPPGNLNATRHFVSSDELRDEIVGARLWAGLHYRGSSEAGVDLGRRVAHYDLNHAFGPTR; encoded by the coding sequence ATGAGATGCGTACTCACACATTGCCGTCTGCTGTCGTGGCTTCCGCGCAGCATCGTGGCCGTCTCGGTCCTCACCACGACCTGTCTCGACGCTCGCGCAGCGCTCCCGCCAGGAAATGCCGTCCAGCAGTGGAATCAGATTGCGGAGGACACGGTGGTGAGCGCCGGCACATTTCAAAACGAAGGTCTGGTCTACATGGCCTACGTTTCGGCAGCCGTCTACAACGCCGTGACGGCGATCGACGGCTCGTACGAGACGTATCACTTCGACATCGTTGCCGATCCGCGCGCGTCGATCGAAGCGGCGGTCGTGGAGGCCGCCTACCTCACCCTGCGACATCACTTCCCGGCGCAGGCGGCATCGCTCGATGCCTTGCACGGAGAAGCGCTCGCGCTGATTCCCGAGGATGGCGCCAAAGACCACGGCCGGGCGATCGGAGCCGCCGCGGCGCAGGCGATCGTCGTGCTTCGTGCCGACGATGGACGGATCACGCCGATAGGCGTGACGTCAGCATTCCCGACCAAGGAGCCCGGTCCAGGCGTTTGGCGTCTCACGCCGCCAGCGTTCGCCGCGCCTCAGACGCCATGGGTGGGCCAGGTGCAGCCGTTCCTGCTGAGCAATCCGCGCCAGTTCCGGCCGGCGTCACCGCCTCCACTCGCCGGTCAGCGATGGGTGAAAGAGTTCGAGGAGATCAGGTGGCTCGGGTCGGCCACGAGCAGTGTTCGAAGCGCCGACGAGACGGCAGTTGCGCGATTCTGGACCGCCAACGTGATCAGGCAGTACAACCGGCTCGGGCGGGAGCTTTCGACGGCCCGATCCTTGAGCCTGCTGCAGACTGCACGGCTCCTGGCGATGATCAATGTCGTCGGCGCAGACGCGCAGATCGCCGTGATGCACTGGAAGTACGAATTCCTGTTCTGGCGACCGGTCACCGCGGTGGATCCCTCGTCGGTGGTCACAGACGGCTTCGGTCCAGTACCGGGCTTTGACGACGGGAACGACCGGACGATCGAGGAATTCGGTTGGCGTCCGCTGATCGCCACGCCGAATCATCCTGAGTACCCTGGTGCACACGGGTCGATTACGTCCGCCGTCGCCGAAGTCCTCACTGAATTTCTTGGGACCGAGCAGATCGAGATCGATATCCGCGGCTTCGACCCGGGCGGGCCACCAGGAAACCTGAATGCCACGCGTCACTTTGTCAGCAGCGATGAGTTGCGCGACGAGATCGTCGGCGCCCGACTCTGGGCAGGGCTGCACTATCGCGGATCGAGCGAAGCCGGCGTGGACCTCGGACGCCGGGTCGCGCATTACGATCTCAATCATGCATTCGGGCCGACGCGATAG
- a CDS encoding PQQ-binding-like beta-propeller repeat protein, giving the protein MPARELAIAAACATDRHANSPDPAPPGGIGGVGGREFQTNNLIVAGVLYYTASPARQLIALDAATGKERWRFARRTERDDIVGNRRRGLAYWADGADRRLFTSAGTGCTRSMPPQVSMFVHFATTDRSISRIGQGAMPKHARRRAG; this is encoded by the coding sequence TTGCCTGCTCGTGAGTTGGCGATCGCGGCTGCCTGTGCGACCGACAGGCACGCCAACTCACCTGACCCCGCGCCTCCTGGCGGCATCGGGGGCGTCGGCGGGCGCGAGTTCCAGACCAACAACCTGATTGTCGCTGGCGTGCTCTACTACACCGCATCGCCGGCGCGTCAGCTGATTGCGCTCGATGCAGCGACGGGCAAGGAACGCTGGCGGTTCGCTCGCCGCACCGAGCGCGACGACATCGTCGGCAACCGGCGGCGTGGCCTTGCGTACTGGGCCGACGGCGCGGATCGGCGGCTGTTCACCTCGGCCGGCACGGGCTGTACGCGATCGATGCCGCCACAGGTAAGCATGTTCGTACATTTTGCGACAACGGATCGATCCATCTCGCGGATTGGGCAGGGGGCCATGCCCAAGCACGCGCGGCGTCGGGCAGGCTGA
- a CDS encoding protein kinase domain-containing protein: protein MGPDRRYEISDLYHAALARAPGDREAFLEEACAGEPNLRSELDSLLQYASESAAFLEIPPAVFTTATPAVDDTSHMLERAVGAYRIVSLLGRGGMGEVYRARDSKLNREAAIKILPPRFTGDPDRRARLIREARLLATLNHPHIGAIYGVEETEGLTALALELVEGPTLAQQLKRGPLPVARALLVARQIADALDAAHAKGIVHRDLKPANIVLQGGATEPVCAKVLDFGIAKSTASEPDSQLVSTDLDSVTDTAAGRILGTPAYMSPEQALGLAVDRRTDVWAFGCVVFEMLSGAPPFDAETTTDTMAHVFERGPDWSALPAAVPDPVRKLLRRCLQQDPGRRSRDLRDAILELDESLSASQSDSTFRQRRLGADLPIWAAVIAALMLTGGTWWLWQSSARVLASPPVMRVNVDLGPDVSMELAINPSAGISPNGERLVVISNRRLLTRRLRDSEAATLAGTEGASAFFFSPDSQFVAFEADGRLKRVALDGGSVTTLCELPPGPAPGGLRGGSWGEDNAIVLATSTGTLGRVPAGGGTVVPLGRLEGEYTQRWPQVLPGAKAVIFTSHRHPDWFDRARIDVLSLANGQRKTLVTGATFGRFAVGPDGNGYLTFIRAGTLFAVPFDPSRLELRGSPVRVVEGIAYNRTVGSAEMDISRTGILLYRRELETRLDWLESSGSTRALLPEPGDYRAPALSSDGNRIAFTLGNDVWVYDWQRRIRTQVTTGIPTGGPVWTSDDRFIVFSTIDTIAWVSADGGAARHELLPPRRAVLRYPTSIGETAGTRRLAFMQLDVGGHDRWDLWTVPLQVDGSGLRASEPEPFLKTSHDERQLRFSHDGRWVTYASDESGGRLEIYVRAFPDDGRRWKVSDGGGSASQWAWRPPYVFFQADSHVLMLAPPRVTSAAFVPGTPRRWSALRMVDHAGPSVFSVSRDGTRVAALVPDAVSADQSRHVITLWTDFLDAAGRSDSPSPAH from the coding sequence ATGGGCCCAGACCGACGGTACGAGATCTCGGACCTGTATCACGCCGCACTGGCTCGGGCGCCCGGAGACCGCGAGGCGTTCCTGGAAGAGGCGTGCGCTGGCGAACCGAACCTGCGAAGCGAGCTGGACTCGCTGCTGCAGTATGCGTCGGAGTCCGCAGCTTTTCTTGAAATACCGCCAGCCGTCTTCACCACAGCGACGCCGGCGGTGGACGACACATCGCACATGCTCGAACGCGCCGTTGGCGCCTATCGCATCGTCTCCCTGCTCGGCAGAGGCGGCATGGGTGAGGTCTATCGCGCCCGGGACAGCAAACTGAATCGTGAGGCGGCCATCAAGATCCTGCCGCCACGCTTCACGGGCGACCCGGATCGTCGCGCTCGGCTGATCCGCGAAGCGCGCCTGCTCGCCACTCTCAATCATCCCCACATCGGTGCGATCTATGGTGTCGAGGAGACTGAAGGCCTGACCGCCCTGGCGCTCGAACTGGTGGAAGGACCCACACTCGCCCAGCAGCTCAAGCGAGGCCCGTTGCCAGTCGCCCGGGCGTTGCTGGTTGCGCGCCAGATTGCCGACGCGCTCGACGCCGCGCACGCGAAGGGCATCGTCCATCGGGACCTCAAACCGGCGAACATCGTCCTGCAAGGCGGCGCCACCGAGCCGGTGTGCGCGAAGGTCCTTGACTTCGGCATAGCGAAATCGACGGCGTCCGAGCCGGACAGTCAGTTGGTGTCGACTGACCTCGACTCGGTGACGGACACGGCGGCGGGGCGAATTCTCGGCACGCCTGCGTATATGAGCCCCGAGCAGGCGCTCGGGCTGGCTGTGGACAGGCGGACCGACGTGTGGGCGTTCGGATGCGTGGTGTTCGAGATGCTGTCAGGAGCGCCGCCATTCGACGCGGAGACAACCACGGACACGATGGCACACGTGTTCGAACGGGGGCCGGACTGGTCGGCGTTGCCGGCGGCCGTCCCGGACCCGGTCCGCAAACTGCTTCGACGATGCCTTCAGCAGGATCCCGGGCGCCGGTCTCGTGACCTCCGTGACGCGATTCTCGAGCTCGACGAGAGCCTGTCTGCCAGCCAATCGGACAGCACCTTCCGCCAACGCCGCCTCGGCGCCGATCTGCCGATCTGGGCCGCGGTGATCGCTGCGCTGATGCTCACCGGCGGGACGTGGTGGCTGTGGCAATCATCCGCACGGGTCCTGGCCAGCCCGCCCGTCATGCGTGTGAACGTCGATCTCGGGCCCGACGTGTCGATGGAACTCGCCATCAATCCCTCAGCGGGGATTTCGCCGAATGGGGAACGTCTGGTGGTCATCTCCAATCGCCGTTTGCTCACACGTCGACTGCGAGACTCCGAGGCGGCCACACTTGCAGGCACCGAGGGCGCTTCCGCGTTCTTCTTCTCGCCGGACAGCCAGTTCGTCGCATTCGAGGCGGATGGCCGGCTCAAACGCGTGGCGCTCGACGGAGGGTCGGTCACGACGTTATGTGAGTTGCCGCCGGGTCCTGCGCCGGGAGGCCTGCGCGGCGGAAGCTGGGGAGAAGACAACGCCATCGTCCTTGCGACATCCACAGGCACGCTGGGGCGCGTACCGGCCGGCGGCGGAACGGTCGTGCCGCTGGGGCGACTCGAGGGCGAGTACACGCAACGGTGGCCGCAGGTGCTCCCCGGGGCGAAGGCCGTGATCTTCACCAGCCATCGGCATCCCGACTGGTTCGATCGCGCCCGCATCGACGTGCTCTCGCTTGCGAACGGCCAGCGCAAGACCCTGGTGACGGGCGCAACGTTCGGGCGCTTCGCGGTCGGTCCAGACGGCAACGGGTACCTCACGTTCATCCGGGCCGGAACCCTGTTTGCTGTCCCGTTCGATCCGAGTCGACTCGAACTCCGTGGCTCGCCGGTTCGCGTGGTTGAAGGCATCGCCTACAACAGGACCGTGGGGTCCGCCGAGATGGACATATCCAGGACGGGCATCCTGCTGTACCGCCGCGAACTCGAGACGCGGCTGGACTGGTTGGAGAGTTCGGGCTCGACCAGGGCCTTGCTGCCCGAGCCAGGCGACTACCGGGCTCCGGCGCTCTCGTCGGACGGCAACCGCATCGCCTTCACCCTGGGAAACGATGTGTGGGTGTACGACTGGCAGCGTCGAATCCGGACCCAGGTAACGACGGGCATACCCACCGGCGGCCCCGTCTGGACATCCGATGATCGCTTCATCGTGTTCAGCACGATTGACACCATCGCCTGGGTTTCAGCCGACGGGGGCGCGGCCCGCCATGAGCTGCTTCCACCAAGGCGCGCGGTACTGCGCTATCCGACATCCATCGGCGAGACGGCAGGGACCCGCCGGTTGGCGTTCATGCAACTCGATGTCGGAGGGCACGACCGCTGGGATCTCTGGACTGTGCCCCTACAGGTGGACGGTTCGGGATTGCGTGCGTCAGAGCCAGAACCGTTCCTGAAGACGTCCCACGATGAGCGTCAGCTACGGTTCTCGCACGATGGACGATGGGTGACCTACGCTTCTGACGAGTCTGGAGGCCGACTGGAGATCTACGTACGGGCGTTTCCCGATGACGGACGTCGATGGAAGGTGTCGGACGGCGGCGGGTCGGCGTCCCAGTGGGCATGGCGCCCGCCGTACGTCTTCTTTCAGGCCGACAGTCACGTGCTCATGCTGGCGCCGCCCCGCGTCACGAGCGCAGCCTTCGTCCCGGGCACACCACGTCGTTGGTCGGCGTTGCGGATGGTTGACCATGCGGGGCCGAGCGTGTTCTCCGTCTCACGCGATGGCACGCGCGTGGCCGCCCTGGTACCCGATGCCGTGTCCGCCGACCAATCGCGGCACGTCATCACGCTGTGGACCGACTTCCTCGACGCGGCTGGACGTAGTGACTCGCCCTCGCCTGCTCACTGA
- a CDS encoding sigma-70 family RNA polymerase sigma factor: MTPDGVHTAAERRRHLTTLLVNGMEGDSAAMDELLSLVYDELRRLARRQMAGEHKRHVLQPTALVNEAFLRLVDIHQVRWRNRAHFFAMAARLMRRILVEHARARGFQKRGGGAAHVTFDEDVMTPSGASPDVVALDGALEALALVHERKARVVELRYFGGLSVQETGAVLQVSAETVMRDWKFAKTWLLRELSRQTKQRA; this comes from the coding sequence ATGACCCCAGATGGAGTTCACACTGCTGCGGAGCGGCGTCGCCATCTCACCACGCTCCTGGTGAACGGGATGGAGGGCGATAGCGCCGCGATGGACGAACTGCTGTCACTCGTCTACGACGAATTGCGCCGCCTGGCTCGACGGCAGATGGCGGGTGAGCACAAGCGGCACGTCCTTCAGCCAACGGCTCTGGTGAACGAGGCGTTCCTCCGGCTGGTCGACATTCACCAGGTCCGATGGAGGAATCGGGCGCACTTTTTCGCAATGGCAGCGCGGCTGATGCGTCGGATTCTGGTCGAGCACGCCCGCGCACGCGGTTTTCAGAAGCGCGGCGGCGGTGCCGCGCATGTGACCTTCGACGAGGACGTGATGACTCCGTCTGGTGCGTCTCCCGATGTCGTCGCGCTCGACGGTGCGCTCGAAGCGCTGGCGTTGGTTCACGAACGGAAAGCACGCGTGGTCGAGCTTCGGTACTTCGGCGGACTCTCCGTCCAGGAGACAGGCGCGGTACTGCAGGTCTCCGCCGAGACCGTCATGCGGGATTGGAAATTCGCGAAGACTTGGCTGCTGCGTGAGCTCTCGCGACAAACGAAACAGCGAGCGTGA